The nucleotide sequence TGGACCAGAAATCGGCCGAAGTCGCGGATCTGCGCGACTATCCGCTCTACGATTATCTTGAAGCCACCCAGCTCCGGGCCGAGCTGAGCATCAACCCGGGCAAGGAACTGGATTCGCGCATCGCGCACTTCATTGCCGCCCATCCCGACTTGCCGCCGTCGCAGCGGCTACGTCATGCCTGGATCGCCAACCTCGCCGATCGTGACCGGTGGCAGCGGGTGATCGACGAAACGCGAGCTTCCGACGGCACCAGCGCGCAGTGCCGGGCAGTACACGCGGCCATCGCGCTGGGGCGCTCGCCCGCCAGCAAAGCGATCGACCTGTATACCGTCGGCCGGAGCCAGCCCTCGGCCTGTAACCCGGTCTTCGCCTGGCTCAAGCATACCGGCCGGTTGACCGCCCCGGTGATCCGCAAACGCGCCCACGCGGCAATTCTGAACGATCAATACGGTCTGGCGCGCTATCTTTCGCGGCAAATGCCGACCGCCGATACCCCGACCATCGATCGCTGGCTGGATGTCGCCGAAACACCGTCGCATCTGGCCGACGCCCCGGCCGGTCTCGACCCGGATATCGCAGTCTACACGTTCAAGCGACTGGCCCTGCGCGACCTCGACCGCGCGTCCGGCCTGATCAAGCCGCTGGTCGCCCGGCTCGGGCTGAACGACACCCGGCGCTACCGGATGCGGCGCTATGTCGCGCTGCTGTATGCCGAGGATCATCGTCCCGAGGCCCTGCTATGGTTCGCGCGCATCGACCATGCCCGCATGGCCGGCGACGCGCATGCACTGGGCTGGGAGATCCGCGCGGCGGTCTATCAGCAACGCTGGCCACTGGTGCTCGATGCCATCAACAGCCTGCCGGCCGACACCGCCGGCGACGAACAATGGCAATACTGGAAGGCGCGCGCGCTGGCGAAAACGGGGCAAAAACAGCGGGCCCGCGCGATCTACAGGCGCCTGGCGGCCCATCGCTCCTATCACGGCTATCTCGCCGCCGATGCGATCGGGCACGGCTACAGCTTCAACGCGCAGCCCGTGCCGGACAACGCGGCGGCGCTGGCCCGCGTCGAGGCCCATCCGGCGCTCGCGCGCGCCCACGAGCTGCACGAACTCGGCATGACCCACGATGCCTATCTGGAATGGCAGCACCTGACCGCGAACCTGAATTCGGCCGAACTCGCCCAGGCCGCGAAGCTAGCCTATCAGTGGCAGTGGTACGCCCGGGCGATCACCACGCTGGCCAAGGCCGGCTACTGGGACGACCTCGATATCCGCTATCCGACGCCGTTCGCGACCGACGTGCGCCGCGCCGCGCACAACAACGGGCTGGATCCGGCGTACGTATTCGCCATAATGCGCACCGAATCCCTGTTCCAGCCGACCGTGCGCTCGCCGGTCGGCGCGCGCGGCCTGATGCAGCTCATGCCCGGCACGGCCGACCACCTCGCCCGGGCCATGGGCCGGGCCGCGCCGTCGACGCACGACCTCAACGACCCGGCCACCAACCTCAGCCTCGGCGCGCGCTATCTGCATGACATGCTGGCCGACTGGTCGGGCAACATCGCCCTGGCCACGGCCAGCTACAACGCCGGCCCGCGCAAGATCGTGCATTGGTTGCCCGACACCGACATGCCGGCCGATATCTGGATCGCCAATATCCCGTACACGGAAACCCGGCATTACGTACAGCGGGCCATGTCGCACATGACCGTCTTCCAGCATCGTCTGTCCGAATCCGTCGTCCCGCTCGACAAACGCATCGACGATGTGAAACCGAGCTATCCCGACGACACCCAGACGACATTCTGATGCAGCGCTATCTGGTCGGCGGCGCCGTACGCGACGCATTTCTCGGGCTGGCGAGCTCCGATCGCGACTGGGTCGTGGTGGGCGCCACGCCGGAAGAGATGACCGCCGCCGGCTATACGCCGGTCGGCCGCGATTTTCCGGTCTTCCTGCACCCGGATACGCGCGAGGAACACGCGCTGGCACGTACTGAACGCAAGTCCGGACGCGGCTATCACGGTTTCGTGTTTCATACCGGTGCCGACGTCACGCTGGAGGCCGATCTCGCCCGGCGCGACCTGACCATCAACGCCATGGCCCGCGCCGACGACGGCACGCTGATCGACCCCTACGGCGGCCGGGCCGATATCGAGGCCCGCGTGCTGCGGCATGTCTCCGACGCCTTTGCCGAGGACCCGGTGCGGCTATTGCGGCTGGCGCGCTACTACGCCCGTTTCGCGCCGCTGGGCTTCACGGTGGCCGCGGAGACCATGACGCTGGCACGCGAGATGGTTGCCGCCGGCGAAATCGATCATCTGGTGCCCGAGCGGGTCTGGGCGGAGATGGAGCGC is from Salinisphaera sp. LB1 and encodes:
- a CDS encoding transglycosylase SLT domain-containing protein; the protein is MRALLIAAGLACAGLAHAASSDATRSEFLDALSAARHGNLDQKSAEVADLRDYPLYDYLEATQLRAELSINPGKELDSRIAHFIAAHPDLPPSQRLRHAWIANLADRDRWQRVIDETRASDGTSAQCRAVHAAIALGRSPASKAIDLYTVGRSQPSACNPVFAWLKHTGRLTAPVIRKRAHAAILNDQYGLARYLSRQMPTADTPTIDRWLDVAETPSHLADAPAGLDPDIAVYTFKRLALRDLDRASGLIKPLVARLGLNDTRRYRMRRYVALLYAEDHRPEALLWFARIDHARMAGDAHALGWEIRAAVYQQRWPLVLDAINSLPADTAGDEQWQYWKARALAKTGQKQRARAIYRRLAAHRSYHGYLAADAIGHGYSFNAQPVPDNAAALARVEAHPALARAHELHELGMTHDAYLEWQHLTANLNSAELAQAAKLAYQWQWYARAITTLAKAGYWDDLDIRYPTPFATDVRRAAHNNGLDPAYVFAIMRTESLFQPTVRSPVGARGLMQLMPGTADHLARAMGRAAPSTHDLNDPATNLSLGARYLHDMLADWSGNIALATASYNAGPRKIVHWLPDTDMPADIWIANIPYTETRHYVQRAMSHMTVFQHRLSESVVPLDKRIDDVKPSYPDDTQTTF